Proteins co-encoded in one Pseudomonas fluorescens genomic window:
- a CDS encoding mannuronate-specific alginate lyase, whose protein sequence is MRNRTIKHLLAPSLLTLAMFAGATQAAAPLRPPQGYFAAVDKFKTGDKSEGCDAMPAPYTGPLQFRSKYEGSDKARATLNVQSEKAFRDTTKDITTLERGTAKRVMQFMRDGRPEQLDCTLNWLTAWAKADALMSKDFNHTGKSMRKWALGSMASSYIRLKFSDSHPLAQHQQEAQVIEAWFSKMADQVVSDWDNLPLEKTNNHSYWAAWSVMATSIATNRRDLFDWAVKEYKVGVNQIDADGYLPNELKRQQRALAYHNYALPPLAMIASFAQVNGVDLRQENNGALKRLGDRVLAGVKDPDQFEKKNGKEQDMTDLKEDMKFAWLEPFCTLYTCSPDVLEKKHGMQPFKTFRLGGDLTKVYDPSHEKGNKGS, encoded by the coding sequence ATGCGAAACCGAACGATCAAACACCTGCTTGCGCCTTCCCTGCTGACACTGGCGATGTTCGCCGGGGCCACTCAGGCCGCCGCGCCATTGCGTCCGCCTCAGGGCTACTTCGCCGCTGTGGATAAATTCAAGACCGGCGACAAGAGCGAAGGCTGCGACGCGATGCCGGCGCCCTACACCGGCCCGCTGCAATTTCGCAGCAAATACGAAGGCTCGGACAAGGCTCGCGCGACGCTGAACGTGCAATCGGAAAAAGCCTTCCGCGACACCACCAAAGACATCACCACGCTGGAGCGCGGCACCGCCAAACGGGTGATGCAGTTCATGCGCGACGGTCGTCCGGAACAGCTCGATTGCACGCTCAACTGGTTGACGGCGTGGGCCAAGGCCGACGCGTTGATGTCCAAGGACTTCAACCACACCGGCAAGTCGATGCGCAAATGGGCGCTGGGCAGCATGGCCTCTTCGTACATTCGCCTGAAGTTTTCGGACTCGCATCCACTGGCGCAGCACCAGCAGGAAGCGCAGGTGATCGAAGCCTGGTTCAGCAAAATGGCCGATCAGGTGGTCAGCGACTGGGACAACCTGCCGCTGGAAAAAACCAACAACCATTCGTACTGGGCGGCGTGGTCAGTGATGGCGACGTCCATCGCCACCAACCGCCGCGACCTGTTCGATTGGGCGGTCAAGGAATACAAGGTCGGCGTCAACCAGATCGATGCCGACGGTTACCTGCCCAACGAACTCAAGCGCCAGCAACGCGCCCTCGCCTACCACAACTACGCCCTGCCGCCGCTGGCGATGATCGCCAGTTTTGCCCAGGTCAACGGTGTCGATCTGCGTCAGGAAAACAACGGCGCGCTGAAGCGTCTGGGTGACCGGGTGCTGGCCGGGGTGAAAGACCCGGATCAGTTCGAGAAGAAGAACGGCAAAGAGCAGGACATGACCGATCTGAAAGAGGACATGAAATTCGCCTGGCTCGAACCGTTCTGCACCCTCTACACCTGTTCGCCGGATGTGCTGGAGAAGAAGCACGGGATGCAGCCGTTCAAGACCTTCCGACTGGGTGGCGACCTGACCAAGGTCTACGACCCGTCCCATGAAAAGGGCAACAAGGGATCGTGA
- a CDS encoding alginate O-acetyltransferase, with translation MHPHLIKLLSLSALTVGILAASNGVRADEVQPPKFTAEPCCSLCPAAHDAKNYTTRYQQNFTTLVQAQGDWLFRTQEDLRTEFNTTPAGYKRLQQLHDAFKAKGVELVIVYQPTRGLVNRNKLNPAEKAAFDYEKALGNYKTMLGRFAQMGYVVPDLSPLTNESLPDTLPAHDFYFRGDQHWTPYGAQRTAKIVAEKVKQIPAFADIPKREFETKRSGRMGKTGTLHNMAGQLCGTSYAIQYMDQFTTEPKGEAGDGDLFGDSGNPQITLVGTSHSGKNYNFAGFLEEAIGADILNVAFPGGGLEGSMLQYLGSDEFQKTPPKILIWEFSPLYRLDQETIYRQMMALLDNGCEGKETQMSASTTLKPGGKQELLVNSKNLNLQNSGHQVDIRFADTSVKKLQATLWYMNGRHEDIKIEKPETSDTDGRFAFELRTDEDWASQNLLAVEVQGPDAGTAPQKVEAKICKRNVFPGAGQQTAQVGQ, from the coding sequence ATGCACCCACACCTGATCAAATTACTCAGCCTGTCGGCCCTGACCGTAGGCATTCTGGCGGCCAGCAACGGCGTGCGCGCGGATGAAGTCCAGCCGCCGAAGTTCACGGCCGAACCCTGCTGCAGCCTGTGCCCCGCCGCCCATGACGCGAAGAACTACACCACGCGCTATCAGCAGAACTTCACCACACTGGTGCAGGCCCAGGGCGATTGGTTGTTCCGGACCCAGGAAGACCTGCGCACCGAGTTCAACACCACCCCGGCCGGCTACAAACGCCTGCAACAGCTGCACGATGCGTTCAAGGCCAAAGGCGTCGAACTGGTGATCGTCTACCAGCCGACCCGTGGCCTGGTGAACCGCAACAAGCTCAATCCGGCAGAAAAAGCCGCGTTCGATTACGAGAAGGCGCTGGGCAACTACAAGACCATGCTCGGCCGTTTCGCCCAAATGGGTTACGTGGTGCCGGACCTGTCGCCGCTGACCAACGAATCGCTGCCGGACACCCTGCCCGCACACGATTTCTACTTCCGCGGTGACCAGCACTGGACGCCGTACGGTGCGCAGCGCACGGCAAAAATCGTCGCCGAGAAGGTCAAGCAGATCCCGGCCTTCGCCGACATTCCCAAGCGTGAGTTCGAGACCAAACGCTCCGGGCGCATGGGCAAGACCGGCACCCTGCACAACATGGCCGGGCAACTGTGCGGCACCAGTTACGCGATCCAGTACATGGATCAGTTCACCACCGAGCCGAAAGGTGAAGCCGGTGACGGCGATCTGTTCGGCGATTCCGGCAACCCGCAGATCACCCTCGTAGGGACCTCCCACAGCGGCAAGAACTACAACTTCGCAGGCTTCCTCGAAGAAGCCATCGGCGCCGACATCCTCAACGTTGCCTTCCCCGGCGGCGGTCTGGAAGGTTCGATGCTGCAGTACCTGGGCAGCGACGAATTCCAGAAGACGCCGCCGAAAATCCTTATCTGGGAATTCTCGCCGCTGTATCGCCTCGACCAGGAAACCATCTACCGCCAGATGATGGCGCTGCTGGATAACGGTTGCGAAGGCAAGGAAACCCAAATGTCCGCCAGCACCACGCTCAAGCCCGGCGGCAAACAGGAACTGCTGGTCAACAGCAAGAACCTGAACCTGCAGAACAGCGGCCATCAGGTCGACATCCGCTTCGCCGACACCTCGGTGAAAAAACTGCAAGCCACCCTCTGGTACATGAACGGTCGCCACGAGGACATCAAGATCGAGAAACCGGAAACCTCCGACACCGACGGTCGTTTCGCCTTTGAGTTGCGCACGGACGAAGACTGGGCCTCGCAGAACCTGCTGGCCGTCGAAGTCCAGGGCCCGGATGCGGGCACCGCGCCACAGAAAGTCGAAGCGAAAATCTGCAAACGCAACGTATTCCCGGGTGCTGGGCAACAAACCGCTCAGGTCGGGCAATGA
- the algG gene encoding mannuronan 5-epimerase AlgG: MNNPRKGSLSLLAGALLLASTGAFATVEPAAPQPGKPVTIAKELQQAKTYTVSSAPTEALELAKPKLPDLSGFTAEAAAAKIVRSKPGKISVRRMMQEDALKDFIGGDNKMAEWVVRQHGIPQAIFVDDGYMNLKDLAQKLPKQYFSETSPGVYLAKLPIVVGRKGILDIDGQTQELRLSQEAGSFLVNDGQLFVRDTKVTGWREKDNGPATFRSPKEFRPFLLAWGGTETYIVNSKMASFGYANSKSYGVSISQYTPNMAKVLKRPEPTGWIVGSEFSDMWYGFYCYETRDFVVKGNTYKDNIVYGIDPHDRSHGLIIAENTVHGTKKKHGIIISREVNDSFIFNNKSFDNHLSGLVIDRNSVNNIVAYNEIYKNHTDGITLYESADNLLWGNKVISNKRHGIRIRNSVNIRLYENIAMANGLTGVYGHIKDLTDTDRDIKLDPFDAQVSLIVVGGELAANGSGPMAIDSPLSVELYRVSMLAPTKSSGISFNGVLGDRQDEILDLLVRQQKAVLIDPVERQTEMRD; the protein is encoded by the coding sequence ATGAACAACCCAAGGAAAGGCTCGCTCAGCCTGTTGGCCGGCGCCCTGTTGCTGGCCTCGACTGGCGCCTTCGCCACGGTCGAACCGGCGGCCCCTCAGCCAGGCAAGCCGGTCACCATCGCCAAGGAACTGCAACAGGCCAAGACCTACACCGTCAGCAGCGCCCCGACCGAGGCGCTGGAACTGGCCAAGCCGAAACTGCCCGACCTCTCCGGCTTCACCGCCGAGGCCGCTGCCGCGAAAATCGTGCGCAGCAAACCGGGCAAGATCAGCGTGCGCCGGATGATGCAGGAAGACGCCCTGAAGGACTTCATCGGCGGCGACAACAAGATGGCCGAATGGGTGGTGCGTCAGCACGGCATCCCGCAGGCGATCTTCGTCGACGACGGCTACATGAACCTGAAGGACCTGGCGCAGAAACTGCCCAAGCAGTACTTCAGTGAAACCTCGCCGGGCGTGTATCTGGCGAAATTGCCCATCGTGGTGGGCCGCAAAGGCATTCTCGACATCGACGGCCAGACCCAGGAACTGCGCCTGTCGCAAGAGGCCGGTTCGTTTCTGGTCAACGACGGTCAGTTGTTTGTGCGTGACACCAAAGTCACTGGCTGGCGCGAGAAGGACAACGGCCCGGCGACCTTCCGTTCGCCGAAGGAATTCCGCCCGTTTCTGCTGGCCTGGGGCGGCACCGAGACTTACATCGTCAACAGCAAGATGGCCAGCTTCGGCTACGCCAACAGTAAGTCGTACGGGGTGAGTATTTCCCAGTACACGCCGAACATGGCCAAGGTGCTCAAGCGTCCCGAGCCGACCGGCTGGATCGTCGGTTCCGAGTTCTCGGACATGTGGTACGGCTTCTACTGCTACGAGACCCGCGACTTTGTGGTCAAGGGCAACACCTACAAGGACAACATCGTCTACGGCATCGACCCCCACGACCGTTCCCACGGCCTGATCATTGCCGAGAACACCGTCCATGGGACGAAGAAGAAGCACGGGATCATCATTTCCCGTGAGGTGAACGACAGCTTCATCTTCAACAACAAGAGTTTCGACAACCACCTCTCGGGACTGGTGATCGACCGTAACAGCGTGAACAACATCGTCGCCTACAACGAGATCTACAAGAACCACACCGACGGCATCACGCTTTACGAGTCCGCCGACAACCTGCTGTGGGGCAACAAGGTCATCAGCAACAAGCGCCACGGCATCCGCATTCGTAACAGCGTGAACATCCGCCTTTACGAAAACATCGCCATGGCCAACGGCCTGACCGGTGTCTACGGCCACATCAAGGACCTGACCGATACCGACCGCGACATCAAGCTCGACCCGTTCGACGCCCAGGTTTCGCTGATCGTGGTCGGCGGAGAACTGGCGGCCAACGGCAGCGGCCCGATGGCCATCGACTCGCCGCTGAGCGTCGAGTTGTACCGCGTGTCGATGCTGGCGCCGACCAAATCCAGCGGCATCAGCTTCAACGGCGTCCTGGGTGACCGTCAGGATGAAATTCTCGACCTGCTGGTGCGCCAGCAGAAAGCCGTGCTGATCGACCCTGTCGAACGCCAGACCGAAATGCGGGACTGA
- a CDS encoding alginate export family protein — MKLNPFVKAGIGLSFALIWSCPTLAAMTETKNFGLEVKITGQSEDDRDLGTAPGGDVNGVGLDLRPWVYGESGAWSAYAMGQAVTSTDIIETDTLQQSDGAETTDNGDRKTKKNYLAMREFWVGYSGLTPYPGEILKFGRQRLRNDDGQWRDTNIEALNWTFDTTLLRANAGVAERFSEYRTDLKELAPKDKDRLHAYADAAYQWTPGNWVGIRGHHTHDDGKLDYAEPGVPRDTLDKTQNGDISWLGLTADSDAYNWRNTNTVNYWGSITGMSGDRDTVNPLNADGTRPAQAKRSEDINGWATDIGVRLRLDPQWQVGAAYARASADYQQNGLESNRSNYTGTRSRVHRFGEAFRGEMNNMQTATLFGSWMLNDQYDASLIYHKFWRVDGNKPVGSNGINAVENNTDDVTGAILSSTSLPLQDGNKDLGQEMDLVVTKYFKQGLLPAALSQSIDEPSALVRLRGGVFKPGDAYGSQVDSYMHRAFIDVIWRF, encoded by the coding sequence ATGAAGTTGAATCCATTCGTGAAGGCCGGCATTGGCCTTTCGTTCGCGCTGATCTGGTCTTGCCCGACACTGGCCGCGATGACCGAAACCAAGAACTTCGGCCTCGAAGTGAAGATCACCGGCCAGTCCGAAGACGACCGCGACCTCGGCACCGCCCCGGGTGGCGACGTCAACGGTGTGGGCCTGGATCTGCGCCCCTGGGTCTACGGCGAAAGCGGCGCCTGGAGCGCCTACGCCATGGGGCAGGCCGTGACCTCGACCGACATCATCGAGACCGACACCCTGCAACAGTCCGACGGCGCCGAAACCACCGACAACGGCGACCGCAAGACCAAGAAAAACTACCTGGCGATGCGCGAGTTCTGGGTCGGCTACAGCGGCCTGACGCCCTACCCCGGCGAGATCCTCAAGTTCGGTCGCCAGCGCCTGCGCAACGACGACGGCCAGTGGCGCGACACCAATATCGAAGCGCTGAACTGGACCTTCGACACCACCCTGCTGCGTGCCAATGCCGGTGTCGCCGAGCGCTTCAGCGAATACCGCACCGATCTGAAAGAGCTGGCACCGAAAGACAAGGATCGCCTGCACGCCTACGCCGATGCGGCGTATCAGTGGACACCGGGCAACTGGGTCGGCATACGCGGCCACCACACCCACGATGACGGCAAACTCGATTACGCCGAACCGGGCGTGCCCCGCGACACCCTCGACAAAACCCAGAACGGCGACATCAGCTGGCTCGGTCTGACCGCCGACAGCGACGCCTACAACTGGCGCAACACCAACACCGTCAACTACTGGGGCAGCATCACCGGCATGAGCGGTGACCGCGACACGGTCAACCCGCTGAACGCCGACGGTACCCGCCCGGCACAGGCCAAGCGCAGCGAAGACATCAACGGCTGGGCCACCGACATCGGCGTGCGCCTGCGCCTCGATCCGCAGTGGCAGGTCGGTGCGGCCTATGCCCGCGCCAGTGCCGATTACCAACAGAACGGCCTGGAAAGCAACCGCTCGAACTACACCGGCACCCGCTCGCGGGTGCACCGTTTCGGCGAGGCTTTCCGTGGCGAAATGAACAACATGCAGACCGCCACCCTGTTCGGTTCCTGGATGCTCAACGACCAGTACGACGCCAGCCTGATCTACCACAAGTTCTGGCGCGTGGACGGCAACAAACCGGTGGGCAGCAACGGCATCAACGCCGTGGAAAACAACACCGACGACGTGACCGGCGCGATCCTTTCCAGCACCTCCCTGCCACTGCAGGACGGCAACAAGGATCTGGGCCAGGAAATGGATCTGGTGGTCACCAAGTACTTCAAGCAGGGCCTGCTGCCGGCGGCGCTGAGCCAGTCGATCGACGAGCCTTCGGCGCTGGTGCGTTTGCGTGGCGGTGTGTTCAAGCCGGGTGATGCCTATGGCAGCCAGGTCGATTCGTACATGCACCGCGCGTTCATCGACGTGATCTGGCGCTTCTGA
- the algK gene encoding alginate biosynthesis TPR repeat lipoprotein AlgK, protein MTTPTLLNTPQPLWERACSRMRFNIQNQCGLTHRLREQARSHMGPLCAVALAVSLAGCAGLPDQRLANEALKRGDTATAAQNYRALADLGYSEAQVGLADIQVDSRDPEQMKQAEATYRAAASVSPRAQARLGRLLVAKPGSTEAEHHEAETLLKKAAASGEGNTLIPLAMLYLQYPHSFPNINAQQQIDQWRKSGYPEAGLAQVLLYRTQGTYDQHLDDVEKICKAALHTTDICYVELATVYQKRAQPDQQAELIKQMQAAYSRGSVTAQRVDSVARVLADSTLGKTDEKTAQALLEPIAPGYPASWVTLAQLLYDFPELGDVDQMMKYLDNGRAADQPRAELLLGKLYYEGKLVPADAKVAEEHFQKAVGREVAADYYLGQIYRRGYLGKVYPQKALDHLLTAARNGQNSADFAIAQLFSQGKGTKPDPLNAYVFSQLAKAQNTPQADELATTLAAQLPPERLAEAQRLLQQEQASRGALNPNAMQLHALQEEDGEEKL, encoded by the coding sequence GTGACTACTCCTACTCTTTTGAACACGCCGCAGCCCTTGTGGGAGCGGGCTTGCTCGCGAATGCGGTTCAACATTCAGAATCAGTGTGGGCTGACACACCGCCTTCGCGAGCAAGCCCGCTCCCACATGGGTCCTCTGTGTGCAGTTGCATTAGCAGTGTCTCTGGCCGGTTGCGCCGGCCTGCCCGACCAGCGTCTGGCCAACGAAGCGCTCAAGCGCGGTGACACCGCGACCGCCGCGCAGAACTACCGTGCACTGGCCGACCTGGGTTACAGCGAAGCCCAGGTCGGCCTCGCCGACATCCAGGTCGACAGCCGCGACCCGGAACAGATGAAACAGGCCGAAGCCACCTACCGCGCCGCCGCCAGTGTTTCGCCGCGCGCCCAGGCCCGACTCGGTCGCTTGCTGGTGGCCAAGCCCGGCTCCACCGAGGCGGAGCATCACGAGGCCGAAACCCTGCTGAAGAAAGCCGCCGCCAGTGGCGAAGGCAACACGCTGATCCCGCTCGCGATGCTGTACCTGCAATACCCGCACAGTTTCCCGAACATCAACGCCCAGCAGCAGATCGACCAGTGGCGCAAGTCGGGCTATCCGGAAGCGGGCCTGGCGCAGGTGCTGCTGTATCGCACCCAGGGCACTTACGACCAACATCTGGATGACGTGGAAAAGATCTGCAAGGCCGCGCTCCACACCACCGACATCTGCTACGTCGAACTGGCCACGGTCTATCAGAAACGCGCCCAGCCAGACCAGCAAGCCGAACTGATCAAGCAAATGCAGGCCGCTTACAGCCGTGGCAGCGTCACGGCCCAGCGTGTGGACTCCGTTGCCCGTGTGCTCGCCGATTCGACCCTCGGCAAGACCGACGAAAAGACTGCACAGGCGCTGCTCGAGCCGATCGCTCCGGGCTACCCGGCATCGTGGGTGACGCTGGCGCAATTGCTCTACGACTTCCCGGAACTGGGCGACGTCGATCAGATGATGAAGTACCTGGACAACGGCCGCGCCGCCGACCAGCCCCGTGCCGAACTGTTGCTGGGCAAGCTCTACTACGAAGGCAAACTGGTACCGGCCGACGCGAAAGTCGCCGAGGAACATTTCCAGAAAGCCGTTGGCCGCGAAGTCGCCGCCGACTACTACCTGGGCCAGATCTACCGCCGTGGCTACCTGGGCAAGGTCTATCCGCAGAAGGCCCTCGACCACCTGCTGACTGCTGCGCGCAACGGCCAGAACAGCGCCGACTTCGCCATCGCCCAGCTGTTCTCCCAGGGCAAGGGCACCAAACCCGATCCGCTCAACGCCTATGTGTTCAGCCAATTGGCCAAGGCGCAGAACACTCCGCAAGCCGATGAGCTGGCGACCACCCTCGCGGCGCAATTGCCCCCCGAGCGCCTGGCCGAAGCCCAGCGCCTGTTGCAACAGGAACAGGCCAGCCGTGGCGCCCTGAACCCGAACGCAATGCAACTGCACGCCCTGCAAGAAGAAGACGGCGAGGAAAAATTATGA
- a CDS encoding alginate biosynthesis protein Alg44, translating into MNTAVNVNVVHESEAQRQHARVKIPAKLRFFGPDRTPVEARVIDLSAGGLAFNAGQLPLTVGQVYKARLQFVIDNLGIAMDVELQVRSYDRQTGRAGCQFQNLEPQDISTLRHLITSHLAGDIVTIGEVLATLQRDNFTKARKAKDGGHGMTPFGRLKAVTFSAGIFAIGLVAAGFVFKSVYSMYFVSHAQAGLVSVPGMNITMPRDGTVQSLVKSDGVAAKGAPLATFSTSMLDVLKGHLDEDQLQPAKVEELFGKQMTGTLTSPCDCTVAQQLVADGQYASKGDVIFTLVPRNTQATVDARFSYRQFADVRPGTPVSFQIAGEDKTRTGKIIGSTSLKSADLSSDIRVQIQPDEPLDSTFAGRPVEVNSDRGPNLNWLIDKAMAAGL; encoded by the coding sequence ATGAATACCGCCGTCAACGTCAACGTAGTGCATGAATCCGAAGCCCAGCGTCAGCACGCCCGAGTGAAAATCCCGGCCAAACTGCGATTCTTCGGCCCTGACCGCACACCGGTCGAAGCGCGGGTCATCGACCTGTCCGCCGGTGGTCTGGCGTTCAACGCCGGGCAACTGCCACTGACCGTCGGCCAGGTGTACAAGGCGCGCCTGCAATTCGTCATCGACAACCTCGGCATCGCCATGGATGTTGAACTGCAAGTGCGTTCCTACGACCGCCAGACCGGCCGCGCCGGCTGCCAGTTCCAGAACCTCGAACCGCAGGACATTTCCACCCTGCGCCACCTGATCACTTCGCACCTGGCCGGCGACATCGTCACCATCGGCGAAGTGCTGGCAACCCTGCAGCGCGACAACTTCACCAAGGCGCGCAAGGCCAAGGACGGCGGCCACGGCATGACCCCGTTCGGGCGTCTGAAAGCCGTGACCTTCAGTGCCGGTATCTTCGCGATCGGCCTCGTGGCGGCGGGTTTCGTTTTCAAATCGGTGTACAGCATGTACTTCGTCAGCCACGCGCAGGCCGGCCTGGTCAGCGTGCCGGGGATGAACATCACCATGCCTCGCGACGGCACCGTGCAGAGCCTGGTGAAGTCCGACGGCGTCGCCGCCAAGGGCGCACCGCTGGCGACTTTCAGCACCAGCATGCTCGACGTGCTCAAGGGCCATCTGGATGAAGACCAGTTGCAACCGGCCAAGGTTGAAGAACTGTTCGGCAAGCAAATGACCGGCACCCTCACCTCGCCGTGCGATTGCACCGTGGCTCAGCAACTGGTGGCTGACGGTCAATACGCGAGCAAGGGCGATGTGATCTTCACCCTGGTACCGCGCAACACCCAGGCCACCGTCGATGCACGCTTCTCCTATCGCCAGTTCGCCGACGTGCGCCCGGGTACACCCGTGAGCTTCCAGATCGCCGGCGAAGACAAGACCCGCACCGGCAAGATCATCGGCAGCACCAGCCTGAAAAGCGCTGACCTGTCCTCCGATATCCGCGTGCAGATCCAGCCGGACGAGCCGCTGGACAGCACCTTTGCCGGCCGTCCGGTGGAAGTGAACAGCGACCGTGGCCCGAACCTGAACTGGCTGATCGACAAAGCCATGGCTGCCGGTCTTTAA
- the alg8 gene encoding mannuronan synthase, which translates to MSKLTHFFLQSAGWLLFLSLLMGLALMLPVSTFDSESKDFIFLIGAVGIWRYSMGATHFVRGMIFLYIVYPHLRRKVRKLGKAADPSHVFLMVTSFRIDALTTAQVYSSVIREAIDCELPTTVVCSIVEMSDELLVKALWARMNPPDRVKLDFVRIPGTGKRDGLAYGFRAISRHLPDDRAVVAVIDGDTVLGEGVVRKTVPWFQMFGNVGGLTTNEFCEVRGGYIMSEWHKLRFAQRHINMCSMALSKRVLTMTGRMSVFRASVVTNPDFIADVESDSLQHWRLGRFKFLTGDDKSSWFSLMRLGYDTFYVPDAAINTVEHPPEKSFIKASRKLMFRWYGNNLRQNSRALGLGVKRLGAFTSVVLFDQRVSMWTSLLGLTVAIIASFKYGGAFILAYLLWIGITRLILTLLLSCSGHRIGPAYPVILYYNQIVGALVKIYVFFRLDQQSWTRQPTSLTRDLASFQRWFNTWSSRTMTFSAGSIFVAVLLMMV; encoded by the coding sequence ATGTCCAAGCTCACACATTTTTTTCTGCAATCCGCCGGCTGGCTTTTGTTTCTGAGCCTGCTGATGGGCCTGGCCCTGATGCTGCCCGTGTCCACATTCGACTCCGAGTCGAAGGACTTCATTTTCCTGATTGGCGCCGTGGGTATCTGGCGCTACTCGATGGGTGCCACGCACTTTGTGCGCGGCATGATTTTTCTCTACATCGTCTACCCGCACCTGCGCCGCAAGGTTCGCAAGCTGGGTAAGGCGGCGGACCCGTCCCATGTGTTTCTGATGGTCACCAGTTTTCGCATCGACGCGTTGACCACCGCGCAGGTCTACAGCTCGGTGATCCGCGAAGCCATCGACTGCGAACTGCCGACCACCGTGGTCTGCTCCATCGTCGAAATGTCCGACGAGCTGCTGGTCAAGGCGCTGTGGGCACGGATGAATCCACCGGACCGGGTCAAACTCGACTTCGTGCGCATTCCCGGCACCGGCAAACGCGATGGCCTGGCTTATGGCTTCCGTGCGATCTCCCGTCACCTGCCGGACGACCGCGCCGTGGTTGCCGTTATCGACGGCGACACCGTGCTCGGCGAAGGCGTGGTACGCAAGACCGTGCCGTGGTTCCAGATGTTCGGCAACGTCGGCGGCCTGACCACCAACGAATTCTGCGAAGTGCGCGGCGGCTACATCATGAGCGAGTGGCACAAGCTGCGTTTCGCCCAGCGCCACATCAACATGTGCTCGATGGCCCTGTCCAAGCGCGTGCTGACCATGACCGGCCGGATGTCGGTGTTCCGTGCTTCCGTGGTCACCAACCCGGACTTCATCGCCGACGTCGAAAGCGACTCGCTGCAACACTGGCGCCTGGGTCGTTTCAAGTTCCTGACCGGCGACGACAAGTCGAGCTGGTTCAGCCTGATGCGCCTGGGCTACGACACCTTCTACGTGCCGGACGCCGCGATCAACACCGTTGAACACCCACCGGAAAAGAGCTTCATCAAGGCCAGTCGCAAACTGATGTTCCGCTGGTACGGCAACAACCTGCGGCAGAACTCCCGGGCGCTGGGCCTGGGTGTGAAACGCCTCGGCGCCTTTACCTCGGTGGTGCTGTTCGACCAGCGCGTATCGATGTGGACCTCGCTGCTCGGCCTGACCGTAGCGATCATCGCCAGCTTCAAGTACGGCGGCGCGTTCATCCTCGCGTACCTGCTGTGGATCGGCATCACCCGCCTGATTCTGACGCTGCTGCTGTCGTGCTCCGGCCACCGTATCGGCCCGGCCTACCCGGTGATTCTCTATTACAACCAGATCGTCGGCGCGCTGGTGAAGATCTACGTGTTCTTCCGCCTCGACCAACAATCCTGGACTCGCCAGCCCACTTCCCTGACCCGTGATCTCGCCAGCTTTCAACGTTGGTTCAACACCTGGTCGTCTCGGACCATGACCTTCTCCGCCGGCAGCATTTTCGTCGCCGTGCTGCTGATGATGGTCTGA